The following proteins are encoded in a genomic region of Paenibacillus sp. FSL H3-0469:
- the fabZ gene encoding 3-hydroxyacyl-ACP dehydratase FabZ, whose protein sequence is MNEIYSLLEQRPPFLFLDKLLELEEGVYAKAVKNISMNEPFFSGHFPRQPIMPGALIMEAAAQLCAVVMGRADEQPDKLPVLIKVELMKFLKPVVPGDRLELEARLLSGTPSLAKFSVEGFVEGRKATNGILVFSFI, encoded by the coding sequence ATGAACGAGATCTATTCATTGCTTGAGCAGCGGCCCCCGTTCCTGTTCCTGGACAAGCTTCTGGAGTTGGAAGAGGGAGTGTACGCCAAGGCTGTGAAGAATATCAGCATGAATGAGCCATTCTTCAGCGGGCATTTTCCCCGCCAGCCGATCATGCCCGGTGCCTTAATTATGGAAGCGGCGGCTCAGCTCTGTGCCGTTGTCATGGGCAGAGCGGATGAACAGCCGGATAAGCTCCCCGTACTGATCAAGGTGGAGCTGATGAAGTTCCTGAAGCCTGTTGTTCCGGGAGACCGCCTGGAACTGGAGGCCCGGCTCCTGTCAGGCACACCGTCATTGGCTAAGTTTAGCGTAGAAGGCTTTGTTGAAGGCCGGAAGGCAACAAACGGTATTCTCGTATTTTCATTCATATAA
- a CDS encoding SDR family NAD(P)-dependent oxidoreductase, whose amino-acid sequence MRQVAVVTGGSRGIGKACALGLARAGLDVVVNYHENQERALEVVDTIHSYGVRAIAVQADVSRSIQVKRLFEETVAAFGTMDVLINNAGISDSTLGMMISDQQIERSIDTNLKGCMYCCKQAALLMVRNKRGKIINLSSVSAFKGLTGQSLYSATKGAVNAYTRVLAKELARFNIQVNAVAPGFIETDMVSALPAAKQEEYLKLIPARTFGKPEDVANLVCFLSSDKANYITGQVMLVDGGLEIG is encoded by the coding sequence ATGAGGCAGGTAGCTGTGGTAACAGGCGGATCAAGAGGGATAGGCAAAGCATGTGCACTGGGGCTGGCCCGGGCCGGTCTGGATGTTGTGGTGAACTACCATGAGAATCAGGAACGGGCGCTTGAGGTTGTGGATACCATACACAGCTATGGAGTCCGGGCGATAGCTGTCCAGGCGGATGTCTCACGGAGCATTCAGGTGAAGCGGCTGTTTGAGGAGACGGTAGCAGCTTTTGGGACCATGGATGTACTAATCAATAATGCAGGGATCTCGGACAGCACACTCGGCATGATGATCAGCGACCAGCAGATAGAGCGGTCCATTGATACGAATCTTAAGGGGTGCATGTACTGCTGCAAACAGGCTGCCCTTCTGATGGTGCGGAATAAGCGGGGGAAAATCATCAACTTATCCTCGGTGAGCGCCTTCAAAGGGTTAACCGGGCAGTCTCTATACAGTGCTACTAAGGGGGCAGTCAATGCTTATACAAGGGTGCTCGCCAAGGAGCTGGCGCGTTTTAACATTCAGGTGAATGCAGTGGCTCCAGGATTCATTGAGACGGATATGGTATCTGCGCTCCCGGCGGCTAAGCAGGAGGAATACCTGAAGCTGATTCCTGCCCGTACCTTCGGGAAGCCGGAAGATGTCGCCAATCTTGTCTGCTTCCTGAGCAGCGACAAGGCAAATTATATTACTGGACAAGTCATGCTGGTAGACGGCGGGCTGGAGATCGGATGA
- a CDS encoding RNA polymerase sigma factor: protein MMTDQQLVEGCKSGQPQHLEQLIARYRDDLYRFCRHLTLNRQDAEDLFQEVWVRVIRKLEKYNAERPFKPWLFQVAFNLYRDHYRKWKSVYALWNWLSSDAELVQLRDPEPSAEENLLRSEEHRQLEECLRGLPARYLAPLVLYYYEEFSYEGIAEVLGVPVGTVKSRLNQGKKLLHSLMKEMN, encoded by the coding sequence ATGATGACAGACCAACAGCTCGTTGAAGGATGCAAGTCAGGTCAGCCGCAGCATCTTGAGCAGCTCATTGCCAGATACAGGGATGATCTGTACCGGTTCTGCCGCCATCTGACACTGAACCGGCAGGATGCCGAGGATCTGTTCCAGGAAGTATGGGTGCGGGTAATCCGTAAGCTGGAGAAATATAATGCGGAGCGTCCATTCAAGCCCTGGCTGTTCCAGGTGGCCTTCAATCTGTACCGCGACCACTACCGGAAGTGGAAAAGCGTATACGCACTCTGGAATTGGCTGTCTTCCGATGCAGAACTGGTTCAGCTCAGAGACCCTGAGCCTTCCGCAGAGGAGAACCTGCTGCGGAGCGAGGAGCACCGGCAGCTGGAAGAGTGTCTGCGCGGCTTGCCCGCTCGTTATCTGGCCCCCCTGGTGCTGTACTACTACGAAGAGTTCAGCTATGAAGGAATTGCAGAAGTGCTGGGTGTGCCGGTGGGGACTGTCAAATCCAGATTGAATCAAGGCAAGAAGTTGCTGCACAGTCTAATGAAGGAGATGAATTAA
- a CDS encoding ABC transporter permease subunit, with translation MNTKVLFRKDLREMIVSKKVLILLGVFIFFALSGPLSAKFEPELMKAYSNKLGPGSVIHIPAPVYTDAYKDTFNNLKQAGIIVVILLVCGTMVDEKKSGTAAFLLTKGLSRTSFLLSKVASRMLLFTAACAAAGIVCVLYTYLIFGEYALPNLYLAFLLYWVYGVFVICISMLASVLARTFTQAFFTGFAAYFVISLLSLVPYLDRYLPGRLNTINQDILSGATLPEHWFIPACISLLLSAVLVFLCQRIFQEQEL, from the coding sequence GTGAATACTAAAGTGCTGTTCAGGAAAGATCTGAGAGAGATGATAGTCAGCAAGAAGGTGCTGATTCTGTTAGGGGTATTTATTTTTTTTGCCTTGTCAGGCCCGCTGTCTGCGAAGTTTGAACCCGAATTAATGAAGGCTTACTCGAATAAGTTAGGCCCTGGAAGCGTAATTCATATACCGGCCCCTGTATATACCGATGCCTACAAGGATACATTTAACAACCTCAAGCAGGCGGGCATCATCGTGGTGATTCTGCTGGTATGCGGAACTATGGTAGATGAGAAAAAAAGCGGAACCGCTGCATTTCTGCTGACAAAGGGACTGTCAAGGACCTCTTTTCTGTTAAGCAAGGTTGCCTCCAGGATGCTGCTGTTTACCGCTGCCTGCGCAGCGGCTGGTATCGTATGTGTCCTGTACACTTATCTGATTTTTGGTGAATATGCTCTTCCGAATTTGTATCTGGCTTTTCTCTTATATTGGGTGTACGGGGTTTTTGTAATCTGTATTTCCATGCTGGCCAGTGTATTGGCCCGGACATTTACCCAGGCTTTTTTTACCGGGTTTGCCGCTTATTTTGTCATAAGCCTGCTCAGCCTGGTGCCTTATCTGGACCGATATTTGCCCGGGAGGCTGAACACCATTAATCAGGATATCCTTTCCGGGGCAACGCTGCCGGAGCATTGGTTCATACCTGCGTGCATCTCTTTGCTACTGTCGGCAGTACTAGTCTTCCTGTGCCAGCGTATTTTTCAGGAGCAGGAACTGTAG
- the modA gene encoding molybdate ABC transporter substrate-binding protein, whose amino-acid sequence MVAGVSAGSAGDVEAAAKKTEIIVSAAASLQDSLDKIAVQYEKQHPEIKLVFNYGASGTLQKQIEQGAPADLFFSAGDKQMNALVDKGLIADHKALLKNQLVVVVPSDSNTKLTTITDLTAPALKKVAVGQPESVPAGQYAQQSLTAKKVWDTLQSKLVFAKDVRQVLSYVETGNADAGFVYKTDALTSKKVKIALTVGGHVHKAINYPVGIVKDSSHQAEAKAFYSYVQTASASSVFTGYGFQLAK is encoded by the coding sequence ATGGTGGCGGGCGTGTCGGCGGGTTCAGCGGGAGATGTTGAGGCGGCAGCCAAAAAGACGGAGATTATTGTCTCCGCAGCAGCGAGTCTGCAGGATAGTCTGGATAAGATCGCGGTGCAGTATGAGAAGCAGCATCCTGAGATTAAGCTGGTGTTCAATTACGGCGCCTCCGGGACGCTGCAGAAGCAGATTGAGCAGGGGGCACCGGCCGACTTGTTCTTCTCGGCAGGCGATAAACAGATGAACGCGCTGGTGGATAAAGGGTTGATCGCTGACCACAAGGCGCTGCTGAAGAATCAATTGGTCGTCGTGGTTCCTTCCGATTCGAATACGAAGCTTACAACCATTACTGACCTTACCGCTCCAGCCCTCAAAAAAGTAGCCGTAGGCCAGCCGGAATCGGTTCCGGCCGGACAATACGCCCAGCAGTCCTTGACCGCGAAGAAGGTTTGGGATACGCTGCAAAGCAAGCTGGTCTTCGCCAAGGATGTCCGTCAGGTGCTGTCATATGTGGAGACAGGCAATGCGGATGCAGGGTTCGTCTACAAGACAGACGCGTTAACCTCGAAGAAGGTGAAGATTGCCCTGACGGTGGGCGGCCATGTACACAAGGCGATTAACTATCCGGTGGGCATTGTCAAAGATTCGTCGCATCAGGCAGAAGCCAAAGCCTTCTACAGCTATGTGCAGACTGCTTCTGCAAGCTCGGTCTTTACAGGCTACGGCTTTCAATTAGCGAAATAA
- a CDS encoding helix-turn-helix domain-containing protein, whose amino-acid sequence MNHYRVVLVEDEIPARTVFRHFIEERADLFTLVGEAEDGRDGLELFLKHKPELIVTDITMPGMNGLEMLREIERSGVRAPQIIILTCHQDFHYAQQAIHLKAASYLIKDDCLSDPGLLTRTMEELAVLADSRGETRNNYLQLEQQVRLSEVEIEQSLFLDMLRSPAAEAKWLRSLADSQLPLHGQGFMTLLLELDRNSLRFPIDQLEELKLWQFAGVNVLKELLGSIGPHKVIALDKGRFLALYTDSMKTERPRFLEQVLESLAANLRMSCIALLCSFEQGLEEQPEALKRLASAPYPFFYRCNELIGIGEWGQLSSFQRIPEPQSRFWSKVLKKALLEPHLSTAALEQERQSLHRQAMEQAWDPEQIKSLYLRVFLDMSHNVIGAEGGADLEAELRVQIELCQTFNSVHEITCDYFRKLQQLQEGGRKIDASITRIIQQMREDLSYPYKLEELAASINYSVPYFSSMFKKAVGESFVQYLTRLRIEQAKLLLLTTDHKTFEISESIGFENYRSFNRIFKKETGVSPSDYRRQGTQSI is encoded by the coding sequence ATGAATCACTATAGAGTTGTCCTTGTGGAGGACGAGATTCCGGCAAGAACCGTCTTCCGGCATTTCATTGAGGAGCGCGCTGACCTGTTCACCCTTGTCGGCGAAGCCGAAGATGGCCGGGACGGACTGGAGCTGTTCCTGAAGCATAAGCCGGAGCTGATTGTTACCGACATCACGATGCCTGGCATGAACGGGCTGGAAATGCTGCGCGAGATTGAACGGAGCGGGGTCCGTGCGCCGCAGATCATTATCCTGACCTGCCATCAGGACTTCCATTATGCCCAGCAGGCCATTCATCTGAAGGCAGCCTCCTATCTGATTAAGGATGACTGCCTCTCCGATCCGGGCCTGTTGACCCGGACGATGGAGGAGCTGGCGGTCCTGGCGGATTCACGCGGCGAGACGAGGAACAATTATCTGCAGCTGGAGCAGCAGGTCCGCCTGAGCGAAGTGGAGATCGAGCAGAGCCTGTTCCTGGACATGCTGCGCAGCCCGGCGGCTGAAGCCAAATGGCTGCGCAGTCTTGCAGACTCGCAGCTTCCGCTTCACGGCCAGGGCTTCATGACCCTGCTCTTGGAGCTGGACCGCAACTCCCTGCGCTTCCCGATCGACCAGCTGGAGGAGCTGAAACTGTGGCAATTCGCCGGGGTCAACGTGCTGAAGGAGCTGCTCGGCAGCATAGGCCCGCATAAGGTTATCGCCCTCGACAAAGGGCGATTCCTGGCCCTGTATACCGACAGCATGAAGACGGAGAGACCCCGCTTCCTGGAGCAGGTGCTGGAGTCTCTGGCCGCGAATCTGCGGATGAGCTGCATCGCCCTGCTGTGCAGCTTCGAACAGGGGCTGGAGGAGCAGCCGGAGGCGCTGAAGCGGCTGGCTTCAGCGCCGTATCCGTTCTTTTACCGCTGCAATGAGCTTATCGGCATCGGGGAGTGGGGGCAGCTCTCCAGCTTCCAGCGGATTCCCGAGCCGCAGAGCCGCTTTTGGAGCAAGGTGCTGAAGAAAGCGCTGCTGGAGCCGCATCTCAGCACAGCCGCTCTGGAACAGGAGCGCCAATCCCTGCACCGTCAGGCCATGGAGCAAGCCTGGGACCCGGAGCAGATCAAGTCCCTGTACCTGAGAGTCTTCCTGGATATGAGCCATAACGTAATTGGGGCGGAAGGCGGAGCGGACCTCGAAGCGGAGCTGCGTGTACAAATCGAGCTCTGCCAGACGTTCAACTCCGTACATGAGATCACCTGCGATTATTTCCGCAAGCTTCAGCAGCTTCAGGAGGGCGGCCGGAAGATCGACGCCTCCATCACACGTATCATTCAACAGATGCGCGAAGATCTCAGCTATCCCTACAAGCTGGAGGAGCTGGCGGCTTCGATCAATTACAGCGTGCCTTACTTCAGCTCCATGTTCAAAAAGGCCGTCGGCGAGAGCTTTGTCCAATATCTGACCCGCCTGCGCATCGAACAAGCCAAGCTGCTGCTGCTCACCACCGACCACAAGACCTTCGAAATCTCCGAATCCATCGGGTTCGAGAATTACCGTTCCTTCAACCGGATCTTCAAGAAGGAGACCGGCGTCTCCCCCTCCGATTACCGCCGGCAGGGGACTCAAAGTATATAA
- a CDS encoding radical SAM protein, which yields MYRVSNYTISIPLTEDKDRFMLVHGYSGAFDIVNESIHQALRSSATEEELLCEITAGDRQVLEQRGYLTTKTEEEERQTLGRISEALHRASSKVISVTLIPTYNCNFRCEYCFEKKLFDKGKDYLQRSMDAETLAAVFVQIDKYREEGYQIGQVTLFGGEPLLRTSYPIVKQIVELCKERGITLFAVTNGHDLKHYQDLLTKDGINSIQITLDGEEATHDSRRYLAGGQPTFARIVENITMALKQGIHVAVRSNVNKRNIAQLEGLMKIYQDKGWTEYPNFSYYFKSTHKCYEEPAEAITDVELMERLNSIYGGVEGFSFNSIYSNLTRTLGSMFKSEGYAPLRAGYCGATTGMFTIDPYGDIYPCWDVLGDRKESIGVVNLEQSRFELNERSAFWRGRTADKIEECAACQYALFCGGGCGAHANITNKDHYTAYCENFKLIFDEVVAGLYSKILKEPAQV from the coding sequence ATGTACAGAGTCAGCAATTACACCATTTCCATTCCATTAACGGAGGACAAGGACAGATTCATGTTAGTACACGGGTATTCCGGGGCATTCGATATTGTGAACGAGTCGATCCACCAGGCACTGCGCAGCAGTGCTACGGAGGAGGAACTGCTGTGCGAGATCACAGCCGGAGACAGACAAGTACTGGAACAGCGGGGCTACCTCACCACGAAGACCGAAGAGGAGGAGCGGCAGACACTGGGCAGAATTTCGGAAGCGCTGCACCGGGCAAGCTCCAAGGTGATATCGGTTACGTTAATCCCCACGTATAATTGCAATTTCCGCTGCGAGTATTGTTTTGAGAAGAAATTATTCGATAAAGGTAAAGATTATCTGCAGCGTTCCATGGACGCTGAGACGCTCGCCGCAGTCTTCGTTCAGATTGACAAGTATCGGGAAGAGGGCTATCAGATTGGCCAGGTTACCTTGTTTGGCGGGGAGCCGTTGCTGCGGACAAGCTACCCCATCGTGAAGCAAATCGTAGAATTGTGCAAAGAACGGGGGATTACGCTGTTCGCTGTGACCAACGGCCATGATCTGAAGCATTATCAGGACCTGCTTACCAAGGATGGGATCAATTCGATCCAGATCACTCTGGATGGCGAAGAAGCAACGCATGACAGCAGGAGATACCTCGCCGGAGGCCAGCCGACCTTTGCCCGGATCGTGGAGAATATCACCATGGCGCTGAAGCAGGGAATTCATGTGGCCGTCCGCTCCAATGTCAACAAGCGCAATATCGCCCAGCTCGAAGGACTGATGAAGATATATCAGGACAAAGGCTGGACGGAATATCCGAATTTCAGCTACTACTTCAAATCGACGCATAAATGCTATGAAGAGCCTGCGGAGGCCATTACGGATGTAGAGCTGATGGAGCGGCTGAATTCTATATACGGCGGTGTCGAAGGCTTCTCCTTCAATAGTATCTACAGCAATCTGACCCGCACCCTGGGCAGCATGTTCAAGAGCGAAGGGTATGCTCCGCTTAGGGCGGGGTATTGCGGAGCCACCACCGGGATGTTCACTATTGATCCCTATGGAGACATCTATCCCTGCTGGGATGTTTTGGGCGACCGTAAAGAGAGCATTGGTGTGGTCAACCTGGAGCAATCGCGCTTTGAGCTGAATGAACGCTCTGCCTTCTGGCGGGGACGGACGGCCGACAAGATTGAAGAGTGCGCAGCCTGTCAATATGCTCTGTTCTGCGGCGGCGGCTGCGGAGCACATGCCAACATTACCAATAAAGATCATTACACGGCATACTGCGAGAATTTCAAACTGATTTTTGATGAAGTAGTTGCGGGACTATATAGCAAAATCCTTAAGGAACCGGCACAGGTATAG
- a CDS encoding beta-ketoacyl-[acyl-carrier-protein] synthase family protein: MRTGKQCVVTGLGAICANGADAEIFWNNSIQGQNGIRLISPEKLGRDIPGWYGEAEEVIPLAGNGREYRRMDRTSLLCLKAAEEAVTHSGADFSRMDRQRISVVMGSCTGGPSSAERMLTRLRSGKRLSPYDVLNIPIHATAGHIAGHYSLRGSVTNIANACAAGAMSIAYACNLIRYGQADLVIAGGADAFAKLQFGGFYALKALDASPCSPFSRSEGISLGEGAGVLVIESRDHATGRGAKILAEVLGYGITSDAYHITAPRPDGEGQIAAIRLALEEAGLTSAEIGYLNAHGTGTPLNDAAEQKALEAVFAPEEIAVSSTKSMIGHCLGAAGALEAVITIQALEHQQLPPTIHSSGSNKQSRFNFVPDTAQHGSFEYAMSNSFAFGGNNASLIFGKNSYNNGIRTFNEQRVYITGIGLLTSEGGDIAAYWKNMNDADKERATGKEATGGLVPDSHLAAEGISPAYTRRMDRLSKLLLFSGLGAIRDSGLEMDEQQAQDTGLIVGTSDGPAGEIRGFLEQLLAKGVQAGSPMLFPNTVYNAAAAQLSINQQIQGCNMTVSNGIASGLDAVCDSFEMVRTRRHRVVLAAGVDEYSDTAQLLYDTLQALDRHGESALSKPYGFTGNGFSLTEGAAVLALESEDHALSRGAPLYAEITGYGRSYQFCAPGKIDPEGTALDLAVLQATAMAGLSPEDIDAIVGFANGDSAIDRMELRSYERVFGSRAEDIPVYAIKNRLGEGRAGISAVQAAHAAMLLHSGERPVPQRGSLQPSGMDSSGSSKGFNTILVTSFSFGGGFSAIVLEQVPDRRGAQS; the protein is encoded by the coding sequence GTGAGAACCGGGAAGCAATGTGTAGTTACCGGACTGGGGGCCATTTGTGCGAACGGGGCGGATGCAGAGATATTCTGGAATAACAGCATACAAGGACAGAACGGCATCCGGCTAATTTCGCCTGAGAAGCTGGGCCGGGATATCCCGGGATGGTACGGCGAGGCCGAAGAAGTCATTCCATTAGCGGGAAATGGACGGGAATACCGGAGAATGGACAGGACTTCATTACTATGCCTCAAGGCTGCTGAAGAAGCGGTGACTCACTCCGGCGCGGATTTCAGCAGGATGGACAGACAGCGTATAAGTGTCGTGATGGGAAGCTGTACAGGCGGGCCGAGCAGTGCAGAGCGCATGTTGACAAGGCTGCGGAGCGGGAAACGGTTATCCCCTTATGATGTGCTTAATATTCCTATACACGCTACAGCCGGGCATATTGCCGGACATTACAGCCTGCGGGGTTCTGTAACCAACATTGCCAATGCTTGTGCGGCAGGAGCTATGAGTATCGCTTATGCCTGTAATCTGATCCGTTACGGTCAGGCTGATCTGGTTATTGCCGGAGGAGCAGACGCCTTTGCCAAGCTCCAGTTCGGCGGCTTCTACGCCCTTAAGGCCCTGGATGCCTCTCCGTGCTCTCCCTTCAGCAGAAGCGAAGGAATCTCACTTGGCGAAGGGGCCGGTGTTCTGGTTATCGAGTCCAGGGATCATGCGACCGGCCGCGGCGCCAAGATACTGGCAGAGGTGCTGGGCTACGGCATTACCTCTGATGCCTACCATATTACAGCTCCGCGCCCTGACGGTGAAGGGCAGATTGCCGCCATTCGTCTTGCACTAGAAGAGGCCGGGCTTACCAGCGCAGAGATAGGTTATCTCAACGCTCATGGAACAGGAACGCCGCTGAATGATGCTGCCGAGCAGAAGGCCCTGGAGGCGGTCTTTGCTCCTGAGGAGATTGCCGTAAGCTCCACCAAATCCATGATAGGACATTGTCTTGGAGCAGCGGGAGCTTTAGAAGCCGTGATTACGATTCAAGCCCTTGAACATCAGCAGCTTCCTCCTACTATTCATTCAAGCGGCAGCAACAAGCAATCCCGGTTCAACTTTGTACCGGATACAGCCCAGCATGGAAGCTTTGAATATGCGATGTCGAACTCTTTTGCATTTGGAGGAAATAATGCAAGCCTGATTTTTGGTAAAAATTCATATAACAACGGTATAAGAACATTTAATGAACAAAGAGTCTACATAACAGGAATCGGACTCCTCACTTCTGAGGGCGGAGATATTGCAGCCTATTGGAAGAATATGAATGATGCGGACAAAGAGAGGGCTACGGGTAAGGAGGCTACCGGTGGTCTCGTACCAGACTCCCACTTAGCTGCTGAAGGCATCTCTCCGGCATATACCCGAAGAATGGACAGGTTATCCAAGCTGCTATTGTTCTCTGGCCTCGGTGCCATTCGGGATTCAGGCCTGGAGATGGATGAACAGCAGGCACAGGATACCGGACTGATTGTAGGCACTTCGGACGGGCCGGCGGGCGAAATCCGCGGCTTCCTGGAGCAATTGCTGGCCAAGGGCGTCCAGGCAGGAAGTCCGATGTTGTTTCCCAATACCGTCTACAATGCCGCCGCCGCCCAACTGTCGATCAACCAGCAGATTCAAGGCTGCAACATGACGGTAAGCAATGGAATTGCCTCCGGCCTGGATGCGGTCTGCGACAGCTTCGAGATGGTCAGAACCCGGAGACATCGGGTGGTGCTCGCGGCCGGAGTGGACGAATATTCAGATACGGCGCAGCTGCTTTACGATACGCTGCAAGCACTTGACCGGCACGGGGAGTCAGCACTGTCCAAGCCGTACGGCTTCACCGGCAACGGATTCTCGCTGACGGAGGGTGCAGCGGTACTTGCCCTTGAATCTGAGGATCATGCCCTCTCCCGAGGGGCTCCCTTGTATGCCGAGATCACAGGGTATGGACGCTCTTACCAATTCTGTGCCCCCGGGAAGATTGATCCCGAAGGCACAGCCCTCGATCTCGCCGTTCTGCAAGCGACAGCCATGGCGGGCCTGTCTCCGGAAGACATTGATGCGATCGTAGGCTTCGCGAATGGGGATTCTGCCATCGACAGGATGGAGCTGCGCAGCTATGAGCGTGTGTTCGGCAGCAGGGCAGAGGATATACCGGTATATGCCATCAAGAACCGGTTAGGTGAAGGGCGGGCAGGGATCAGCGCGGTGCAGGCTGCACATGCTGCCATGCTCTTGCACAGCGGAGAACGTCCTGTACCCCAGAGAGGGAGCCTTCAGCCTTCGGGTATGGATTCTTCCGGGAGCAGTAAGGGATTCAATACCATTCTGGTCACCAGCTTTTCGTTCGGGGGCGGCTTCAGTGCCATCGTACTAGAGCAAGTCCCGGACCGGAGAGGAGCGCAATCATGA
- the modB gene encoding molybdate ABC transporter permease subunit, which produces MEINWTDFFAPVWLSIKIAVLTSVIVFLLATVAARKMAGRRFFGHSLVETVLLLPLVLPPTVVGFVLLVFLGRRSWIGRLYEQFTEQTILFTWGAAVIAAVVVAFPLVYRTVKAGFEGVEKDLEDAARAQGASELQVLRYVTLPLAGRSLAAGYVLGFARGLGEFGATIMVAGNIPGRTQTVPTAIYVAVDGGNMTLAWMWVASIILISMLMLMFVNRRS; this is translated from the coding sequence ATGGAGATCAATTGGACCGACTTTTTCGCCCCGGTCTGGCTGTCCATCAAGATTGCGGTATTAACCAGTGTGATCGTATTCCTGCTGGCCACAGTGGCTGCCCGGAAGATGGCGGGACGCCGGTTCTTCGGACACAGCCTGGTCGAAACGGTCCTGCTGCTGCCGCTGGTGCTGCCGCCGACTGTGGTCGGCTTCGTCCTGCTGGTCTTCCTCGGGCGGCGCAGCTGGATCGGCAGGCTGTATGAACAGTTCACAGAGCAGACGATCCTGTTCACCTGGGGGGCAGCGGTAATTGCCGCAGTCGTGGTGGCTTTTCCGCTGGTATACCGCACGGTCAAGGCAGGCTTCGAGGGGGTAGAGAAGGATCTTGAGGATGCTGCGCGTGCGCAGGGAGCCAGCGAGCTTCAGGTGCTGCGCTATGTCACCCTTCCGCTGGCCGGGCGTTCGCTGGCTGCCGGCTATGTCCTCGGCTTCGCCCGCGGGCTGGGCGAGTTCGGGGCCACGATTATGGTGGCGGGCAATATTCCGGGCCGCACCCAGACCGTGCCTACCGCGATCTATGTAGCGGTGGACGGAGGCAACATGACGCTGGCCTGGATGTGGGTCGCTTCGATCATTTTGATTTCCATGCTTATGCTGATGTTCGTGAACCGCCGTTCCTGA
- a CDS encoding PLD nuclease N-terminal domain-containing protein, producing MEFGTFTIGENVDAKFWLMLSPLIVLQLVLWIIAFVDIARRTRFRFGNKWIWSLIVIFGNILGPVAYFLLRGDEE from the coding sequence ATGGAATTCGGTACATTTACAATCGGGGAGAATGTTGATGCGAAATTCTGGCTGATGTTATCGCCACTCATCGTGCTTCAGCTTGTATTATGGATTATTGCGTTTGTGGATATAGCCAGACGAACCCGCTTTCGCTTCGGCAATAAGTGGATCTGGTCGCTGATTGTGATCTTTGGCAATATTCTTGGACCAGTGGCCTACTTCCTGCTCCGGGGAGATGAAGAGTGA
- a CDS encoding ABC transporter ATP-binding protein, which yields MSYILETEKLTKTFGSFTAVREMTVRIPASSVCGILGANGAGKTTTLNMLCGLSRPTSGMIRIDGEVLEFGKSRYSRLGFVPDVPQYYKWMKPKELMRFVGELYYMRGPALTSRIEELLHKVGLEGCNKRIGSFSRGMKQRLGIAQALLPEPKILVLDEPTSALDPVGRSEVLELIRSLAGELTILLSSHNLYEVEQICDRILMMDQGKVIADDSLVSIKSKSALNTLELQTESLELLQTAASLLIEHPQVLDVEILEERNALNLNVADLREAQLYIPQLLSGAGIPLMLFRITEPTLEQFFLKMVNAR from the coding sequence GTGAGCTATATTCTGGAAACCGAGAAGCTGACCAAAACCTTCGGCTCGTTCACCGCTGTCCGGGAGATGACGGTGCGTATCCCCGCTTCATCGGTCTGCGGGATTCTGGGAGCGAACGGGGCAGGGAAGACTACCACCTTGAACATGCTCTGCGGGCTGTCGCGCCCTACTTCAGGAATGATCAGGATTGATGGGGAGGTGCTGGAATTCGGCAAGTCCCGTTACTCCCGGCTTGGCTTTGTTCCGGATGTTCCGCAATACTACAAATGGATGAAGCCCAAGGAGCTGATGCGGTTTGTGGGGGAACTGTATTATATGAGAGGCCCTGCATTAACCAGCCGGATTGAGGAGCTGCTCCACAAGGTTGGCCTGGAAGGCTGCAACAAACGGATTGGGAGCTTCTCCCGTGGTATGAAGCAGCGGCTTGGCATTGCCCAGGCCCTGCTGCCGGAACCGAAGATTCTGGTGCTGGACGAACCGACCTCGGCCCTGGACCCGGTAGGTAGAAGTGAGGTGCTTGAGCTGATCCGGTCGCTTGCCGGAGAGCTGACGATTTTATTGTCCTCTCACAATCTCTATGAGGTTGAACAGATCTGTGACCGGATTCTGATGATGGACCAGGGGAAGGTGATTGCCGATGATTCGCTGGTCAGCATCAAGAGCAAGTCCGCCCTGAATACCCTTGAGCTTCAGACCGAGAGCTTGGAGCTTCTGCAAACCGCAGCTTCATTATTAATCGAACACCCGCAAGTACTGGATGTTGAGATTTTGGAAGAGCGGAATGCATTAAACCTGAACGTGGCTGATCTAAGGGAAGCGCAGCTTTATATCCCGCAGCTGTTATCCGGTGCAGGGATTCCCCTGATGCTGTTTCGGATAACGGAGCCCACATTGGAACAATTTTTTCTGAAGATGGTGAATGCCCGGTGA